The following proteins are encoded in a genomic region of Neomonachus schauinslandi chromosome 7, ASM220157v2, whole genome shotgun sequence:
- the LOC110577745 gene encoding transcription factor BTF3-like isoform X2: protein MKETLLNQQKLAKLQAQVRIGGKGTARRKKNVVHRMATADDKKLQFSLKKLGVNNISGIEEVNMFTKQGTAIHFNNPKVQASLAANTFTITGHAETKQLTEMLPSILNQLGADSLTSLRRLAEALPKQYLVENFDDASKKEAN, encoded by the exons atgaaagaaactcTCCTGAACCAGCAGAAACTCGCCAAACTGCAAGCACAAGTGCGCATTGGTGGGAAAGGAACTGCTCGCCGAAAGAAGAACGTGGTTCATAGAATGGCtacagcagatgataaaaaaCTTCAGTTCTCCTTAAAGAAGTTAGGGGTAAACAATATCTCTGGTATTGAAGAAGTGAATATGTTCACAAAACAAGGAACAGCGATCCACTTTAACAACCCCAAAGTTCAGGCGTCGCTGGCCGCGAACACTTTCACCATCACAGGCCATGCTGAGACAAAGCAGCTGACAGAAATGCTACCCAGTATCTTAAACCAACTTGGTGCAGACAGTTTGACTAGTTTAAGAAGACTGGCTGAAGCTCTGCCCAAACAAT atcttgtggagaattttgatgaTGCTTCCAAGAAAGAAGCAAACTGA
- the LOC110577745 gene encoding transcription factor BTF3-like isoform X1, whose product MKETLLNQQKLAKLQAQVRIGGKGTARRKKNVVHRMATADDKKLQFSLKKLGVNNISGIEEVNMFTKQGTAIHFNNPKVQASLAANTFTITGHAETKQLTEMLPSILNQLGADSLTSLRRLAEALPKQSVDGKALLATREDDDDEVPDLVENFDDASKKEAN is encoded by the coding sequence atgaaagaaactcTCCTGAACCAGCAGAAACTCGCCAAACTGCAAGCACAAGTGCGCATTGGTGGGAAAGGAACTGCTCGCCGAAAGAAGAACGTGGTTCATAGAATGGCtacagcagatgataaaaaaCTTCAGTTCTCCTTAAAGAAGTTAGGGGTAAACAATATCTCTGGTATTGAAGAAGTGAATATGTTCACAAAACAAGGAACAGCGATCCACTTTAACAACCCCAAAGTTCAGGCGTCGCTGGCCGCGAACACTTTCACCATCACAGGCCATGCTGAGACAAAGCAGCTGACAGAAATGCTACCCAGTATCTTAAACCAACTTGGTGCAGACAGTTTGACTAGTTTAAGAAGACTGGCTGAAGCTCTGCCCAAACAATCTGTGGATGGAAAAGCACTACTTGCTACCagagaggatgatgatgatgaagttccagatcttgtggagaattttgatgaTGCTTCCAAGAAAGAAGCAAACTGA